The window GATTATTTTCCAGCGGTATTTGGTCCCAACGGCGATGAACCGCTGGATGCGCAGGTCGTAACTGAAAAATTCGGCATGCTGAGCAAGCAGGTGAGCGAGGCAACAGGTCGACCGGTAGGCCCTGAAGAGGTGGCTGCGGGCTTTTTGGCGATTGGCGTACAAAATATGGCCGAGGCCATCAAACGTATTTCTGTACAGCAGGGCCATGATGTCACGCGTTATACGCTGACCACCTTCGGTGGTGCGGGTGGTCAGCACGCCTGCCTGGTGGCCGATGCGCTGGGCATGACAACTGTGTTTGCTCATCCTTTGGGCGGGGTGCTTTCGGCCTACGGCATGGGCCTGGCCGATCAGGTGGCCATTCGCCAGCAGACCGTGGAAAAGCCGCTGACAGACAGCCTGATCCCTGAACTGGAACAATTACGCGGCGAGCTTGGCGAACAGGCCAGCGCAGAATTGCAGACACGGCTCACGACAGGCATGCAAATCGTACTGAACACCCGCGCTCAATTGAAATACCAGGGCACAGATAGCGCGCTGGAAGTGGATTTTGCCGATGCCGGGCAGATGCTGACGGCATTCAATGAACAGTACCGCCAGCGGTATTCTTTTCTGATCGAAAACCGTCCGCTGGTGGTAGAGTCCTTGCTGGTTGAAGCGGTGATTGCGGGAAGCCGGATTGATGAAGCAACGATTACGCGACATGATGATAGCGAACCCGTCGCCGATGCTCACCGCCCGATGTACAGCAACGGTGCCTGGCATAACGCGCCCGTGTTCCGTCGGCAGGCGCTGCAGGCCGACGACGTGATCGCAGGGCCGGCCATTATTTCTGAAGAGAACCAGACCACCATTGTTGAAGCCGGCTGGTCCGCAACCCTGAACAGCAAGGATCATCTGATTCTGACAAGGACGATCCCCCTGCGTAATACGCAAGCCATTTCCACCGATGCTGACCCGGTGATGCTTGAAGTATTCAATAATCTGTTCATGTCCATTGCCGACCAGATGGGACTGAGTCTGCAGAACACCGCCTATTCAGTCAATATCAAGGAACGGCTGGATTTTTCCTGCGCGATTTTCGACGCGGAGGGCAATCTGATTGCCAATGCGCCGCATATGCCGGTACACCTGGGATCCATGAGCGAATCGATCAAGACCGTCATGCGCGAAAACGCCGGGAACATGCAGCCGGGCGATGCCTATGTGGTGAATGACCCCTATCACGGCGGCACGCATCTGCCGGACATCACGGTTATTACACCTGTGTTTGATCGTGAACAAACGCAGATTATTTTTTATGTCGGTTCCCGCGGCCACCACGCTGACGTAGGCGGACTCACGCCCGGCTCCATGCCGCCGGATTCCACGACCATTGAAGAGGAAGGCGTGTTGTTCACCAATTTCCAGCTGGTTCGTAACGGCCAGTTCCGCGAACGGGAAGCACGTGACATTCTGATGTCGGGCAAATATCCGGCCCGCAATCCGGATCAGAACCTGGCCGATTTACAGGCGCAGATCGCCGCCAACCAGAAGGGTGTTCGGGAACTTCATGCCATGTGTGATACGTTTGGGCTGGCAGTGGTACAGGCCTATATGCAGCATGTACAGGATAACGCCGAGGCGTCGGTGCGCCGCGTGATTCCTTTGCTACGTGACGGCAGCTACACCTATAAGCTGGACAACGGTGCCGTGATACAGGTGGCGATCCGGATTCATGACGATCGTGAATCGGTCACGGTTGACTTTACGGGGTCCTCTGCACAGTTGACCAACAATTTCAATGCGCCCGCCTCTATCGCCGTTGCCGCTGTTCTGTATGTGTTCCGGACGTTGGTGAACGATGAGATTCCGCTTAATGCGGGTTGTCTGAAGCCTATTAATATTGTGATTCCGCAGGCGTCGATGCTCAACCCCGAGCCACCGGCATCGGTAGTGGCCGGCAATGTCGAAACCTCCATGTGTATCGTCAATGCCTTGTATGGCGCATTGGGCGTGCTCGCGGCCAGCCAGGGCACGATGAACAACTTCACTTTCGGCAACGCGCGCTACCAGTATTATGAAACCGTCTCCGGCGGCACTGGTGCCGGGCCCGTGTTGCTGGACTCGGACGATGAAGGTTTTGACGGCACGTCATTGGTACAGGCGCATATGACCAATTCGAGACTGACGGATCCTGAAGTGCTGGAACTGCGCTTTCCCGTTAGACTGGAGTCGTATGCGATTCGCCATGGCTCGGGCGGCAAAGGTAAATGGCGTGGCGGCGATGGCGGCGTGCGGCGCATGCGTTTTCTGGAATCGATGACAGCAGCCATTCTTTCCAATAACCGCCAATACGCGCCTTTCGGCCTGAAAGGCGGCGAGCCGGGCCAGACCGGGCGGAACTATATTGAACGTGCTGATGGTTCTGTGACTCACCTGGGCCCGCAGGACAGCGCCGATCTGCAGCCAGGCGATACATTTGTGATTGAGACGCCGGGAGGGGGTGGCTACGGTAAGGCGGAATGAGCTTGCACGGGTCCAGTTGATGGTGGTTGATGGTGGTACAGGAGAGATGGACATGCCAGCATTGCACCGTGCAAAACACCTGATTCTCCTGGTCGCGGAGCAGGCGGAGCCTGCTGGTTAAAATTTCATATGTATTAGTCCCGGAACCATTTGTATTGTTCCGGGAAGCAGATACACTATGCACAGGCGATCCCCTCTGTCCGGGACCCCCGCCAATAAACAGTAATACAGCATAACGATAAGAACATACAACCAAAGGAGACGTTTGATGACATTGCATTCCCTTATGGTCACTCCGCGGATCACTCCACGTCGGGGCCTGGCGCTGGCGAGCCTTGCTGCGTGCGCTATTGCCGGCGCAGCCAACGCAGCGGGCTATCCGGAACGCCCCGTTACCCTGATTGTGCCCTTCCCGCCCGCCGGCACGACCGACCTGATCGCCCGACACGTGGCCCAGGCACTGGAAAAGGAACTGGGCCAGACCATTGTAGTGGAGAACCGGGCCGGCGCCGGCGGCAATGTGGGCATGGGGGCACTGGCGCGTGCCAAAGCCGATGGCTATACGATAGGCATGGGTACCGTCGGCACGCAGACCATCAACCAATATCTGTACAAGGATATGCCGTTTGACCCGCAAAAGGATTTTGCGCCCATTGCGCTGGCAGGCACTACGCCGAATGTGATTGCCGTTAATGCCAACGCCGATATCAAGTCGCTTGGCGATCTGATTGCCAAAGCCAGGGCCGCAACAGACAAGAAGCTCAGCTATGCTTCTCCTGGTGTGGGTTCATCGGTGCATCTGACCGGTGCCTATCTGGAAGACGCAGCCGGCATCAGCATGCTGCATGTCCCCTTTAAAGGTGTGTCGGGCTCCATGCCCGCGCTGATTGGCGGTCAGGTAGACGTACTGATGGACAATCTGCCCAGCACGCTATCACAAGTGAAAGATGGTAGTAAAGTACGCGCGGTTGCCGTTACAGGTGCGCAGCGCGATCCTGCCATCCCGGATGTGCCCACCGTGGCCGAATCCGGCCTGCCGGGCTTTGATGTGAATGCGTGGTTTGCCCTGTATGCACCGGCCGGCACGCCGCCAGAAGCCATGAAGACGCTGGTGGTGGCGGCAGAAAAGGCACTGGCATCAAATGATTTAAAACAAAAGCTACAGCAGACCAGCACCCGGCCAGGCACGATATTCGGTGCCGATCTGACCGCGTTCGAGGCCAAAGAGCGTGAGCGCTGGCATAAGCTGA of the Advenella mimigardefordensis DPN7 genome contains:
- a CDS encoding hydantoinase B/oxoprolinase family protein — translated: MSKWQFWVDRGGTFTDIVAITPQKALMTRKLLSDNPDHYEDAAIEAIRDLLDVAKGDPIPVEKIDCVKMGTTVATNALLERKGERVVFLTTRGFADALRIAYQNRPRLFDRHVVLPEMLYEQVLEVDERIDAAGEVIHAMGEQVLRAQLQTAYDQGLRSIAIVFMHAWRNADHEKRAAQLAQDIGFTQISASHDVSPLIKFVSRGDTTVVDAYLSPILRRYVDRVAAQLPGVNLMFMQSSGGLSDAHRFRGKDAILSGPAGGIVGMARSSQQAGYKKIIGFDMGGTSTDVSHFSGVYERDYETSVAGVRMRTPMMRIHTVAAGGGSILHFDGARLRVGPDSAGANPGPASYRKQGPLTITDCNVMLGKIQPDYFPAVFGPNGDEPLDAQVVTEKFGMLSKQVSEATGRPVGPEEVAAGFLAIGVQNMAEAIKRISVQQGHDVTRYTLTTFGGAGGQHACLVADALGMTTVFAHPLGGVLSAYGMGLADQVAIRQQTVEKPLTDSLIPELEQLRGELGEQASAELQTRLTTGMQIVLNTRAQLKYQGTDSALEVDFADAGQMLTAFNEQYRQRYSFLIENRPLVVESLLVEAVIAGSRIDEATITRHDDSEPVADAHRPMYSNGAWHNAPVFRRQALQADDVIAGPAIISEENQTTIVEAGWSATLNSKDHLILTRTIPLRNTQAISTDADPVMLEVFNNLFMSIADQMGLSLQNTAYSVNIKERLDFSCAIFDAEGNLIANAPHMPVHLGSMSESIKTVMRENAGNMQPGDAYVVNDPYHGGTHLPDITVITPVFDREQTQIIFYVGSRGHHADVGGLTPGSMPPDSTTIEEEGVLFTNFQLVRNGQFREREARDILMSGKYPARNPDQNLADLQAQIAANQKGVRELHAMCDTFGLAVVQAYMQHVQDNAEASVRRVIPLLRDGSYTYKLDNGAVIQVAIRIHDDRESVTVDFTGSSAQLTNNFNAPASIAVAAVLYVFRTLVNDEIPLNAGCLKPINIVIPQASMLNPEPPASVVAGNVETSMCIVNALYGALGVLAASQGTMNNFTFGNARYQYYETVSGGTGAGPVLLDSDDEGFDGTSLVQAHMTNSRLTDPEVLELRFPVRLESYAIRHGSGGKGKWRGGDGGVRRMRFLESMTAAILSNNRQYAPFGLKGGEPGQTGRNYIERADGSVTHLGPQDSADLQPGDTFVIETPGGGGYGKAE
- a CDS encoding Bug family tripartite tricarboxylate transporter substrate binding protein; the protein is MTLHSLMVTPRITPRRGLALASLAACAIAGAANAAGYPERPVTLIVPFPPAGTTDLIARHVAQALEKELGQTIVVENRAGAGGNVGMGALARAKADGYTIGMGTVGTQTINQYLYKDMPFDPQKDFAPIALAGTTPNVIAVNANADIKSLGDLIAKARAATDKKLSYASPGVGSSVHLTGAYLEDAAGISMLHVPFKGVSGSMPALIGGQVDVLMDNLPSTLSQVKDGSKVRAVAVTGAQRDPAIPDVPTVAESGLPGFDVNAWFALYAPAGTPPEAMKTLVVAAEKALASNDLKQKLQQTSTRPGTIFGADLTAFEAKERERWHKLIQDKHIQSK